One genomic region from Prunus persica cultivar Lovell chromosome G3, Prunus_persica_NCBIv2, whole genome shotgun sequence encodes:
- the LOC18782971 gene encoding phenolic glucoside malonyltransferase 1 → MAELSSTSVKLVEVCRVAPQPQPDVAEFSLPQTFFDLLWLRFPHFHRLFFYEILASSASADTKPFFDSLLFQKLKASLSVTLQHFLPLAGNITWPQDSHKPVLSYVQGDAVSLTTAHSDADFHRLSSNDFNIEAKEYHPLVPQLAISREKAAVMAFQITLFPNSSGFSIGISMHHAALDGKTLFMFLKSWAHLCKHEPDTLLPDQLKPFYDRSVFIQDPAGLELEAIYLNQFLNMDQRPNNRSLMVATRYKTLALPDSIRGTFEFTSTKIDALRQSVMIKKHQQYHQSVRNLSTFCLTCAYTWVCLVKAEQEEEEEEEEIKDDQILMVLSVDCRSRLDPPIPATYFGNCITGHGAFAGRKGLLGEDGFFVAVNAISEAIKGLNNGVLNGAGNLVSSLYLSESDLQAPTDHSRVFTTAGSHQFKMYDTDFGWGRPKSTEVVPIGRRGAITFSDGKNGGGAVDIGLVLKKHHMEVFASLFPKGLENL, encoded by the coding sequence ATGGCAGAGCTAAGCTCAACTTCAGTGAAACTAGTTGAGGTCTGCAGGGTAGCTCCACAACCACAACCAGATGTTGCAGAGTTTTCTCTTCCCCAAACCTTCTTCGACCTCCTATGGCTAAGGTTTCCACACTTCCACCGCCTTTTCTTCTACGAAATATTGGCTTCCTCTGCCTCAGCTGACACAAAACCCTTCTTTGATTCTCTACTCTTTCAAAAACTCAAAGCCTCACTCTCTGTCACCCTCCAACACTTTCTACCTCTGGCAGGAAACATCACTTGGCCCCAAGACTCCCACAAACCCGTTCTCAGTTATGTCCAAGGCGACGCCGTTTCGCTCACCACAGCCCATTCTGATGCTGATTTCCACCGTCTTTCAAGCAACGACTTCAACATTGAAGCCAAAGAATACCATCCTCTTGTACCCCAATTGGCAATATCTCGTGAAAAAGCTGCTGTGATGGCTTTTCAAATCACTCTCTTTCCCAACAGCAGCGGCTTCTCCATTGGAATTTCCATGCACCATGCAGCTCTTGATGGCAAAACTTTGTTCATGTTTCTGAAATCATGGGCCCACTTATGCAAACATGAACCTGATACTTTGTTGCCTGATCAGCTGAAACCATTTTATGACAGAAGTGTCTTCATCCAGGACCCAGCTGGGCTCGAGCTCGAAGCTATCTACTTGAACCAGTTTCTGAATATGGACCAACGACCCAACAACCGAAGCTTGATGGTTGCCACCCGCTATAAAACTCTAGCGCTACCAGATTCGATTCGAGGCACGTTCGAATTCACTAGCACAAAAATTGACGCACTAAGGCAATCTGTCATGATCAAGAAACATCAACAATATCATCAATCTGTTCGAAATTTGTCAACGTTTTGTCTAACATGTGCCTACACATGGGTTTGCTTAGTCAAAgcagaacaagaagaagaagaagaagaagaagaaataaaagacgACCAAATACTTATGGTGCTTAGCGTGGACTGTCGGTCTCGCTTGGACCCTCCTATACCTGCAACCTATTTTGGTAACTGCATAACGGGCCATGGAGCATTTGCAGGAAGAAAAGGACTTTTGGGAGAAGATGGGTTCTTTGTGGCTGTAAATGCCATCAGTGAAGCCATAAAAGGTTTGAATAACGGGGTCTTGAATGGGGCAGGGAACTTAGTTTCAAGTTTGTACCTTTCTGAATCTGATCTTCAGGCTCCTACTGATCATTCCAGAGTGTTTACCACCGCTGGATCACATCAGTTTAAGATGTACGATACTGATTTCGGGTGGGGAAGACCAAAGAGTACCGAAGTGGTTCCTATAGGTAGAAGAGGAGCCATCACTTTTTCAGATGGCAAGAATGGAGGTGGAGCTGTTGACATTGGCTTGGTTCTGAAGAAACATCACATGGAGGTTTTTGCTTCTCTATTTCCTAAAGGTCTTGAAAACCTTTGA
- the LOC18783549 gene encoding ras GTPase-activating protein-binding protein 2, which produces MALQTAIPPPTPSAQLVGNAFIEQYYHILHNNPGLVHRFYQDSSVLSRPDSNGVMTSVTTMQGINEKILSLNYNEYKAEIKTADAQKSYKDGVTVLVTGCLTSKDNLKRKFAQSFFLAPQDNGFFVLNDVFRFVEDGELFENHSVNGVNDATTVLSNQDPEPNHVPDPPAPDLETTQVEENQIGIEKAYDTSDHERQSANEKESDAEPPSYSNGNDVSVAVEPTSTTAQEDAPKKSYASIVKVPKGSPGPNKVYVPTNTIRVAPKKVENNLPASAPPASVPEASAPTSTSTPESNDTNEEVEGYSVYIRNLPLNVTADQLEEEFKKFGPIKQGGIQVRNKKLQGYCFGFVEFLSASSMNSAIQASPISFGGRQAVIEIKRTTTRVGSSGRGRFPPPGRGGFRSDSFRGRGNYVGGRSFGRNEYGNRGEFSSRGRGPAGRGGDGYQQGRGRGGRPSGGPKQNAVSA; this is translated from the exons ATGGCCTTGCAGACAGCAATTCCTCCACCGACTCCTAGTGCCCAACTTGTTGGAAATGCTTTCATTGAGCAGTATTACCATATTCTTCACAATAACCCGGGCCTGGTCCATAGATTTTATCAGGATTCAAGTGTTCTAAGCCGGCCTGATTCCAATGGTGTGATGACATCAGTGACCACTATGCAA GGAATCAATGAGAAGATCCTTTCCTTAAATTACAACGAATATAAAGCTGAAATAAAGACCGCTGATGCTCAGAAGTCTTATAAGGATGGGGTAACTGTGTTAGTTACTGGATGTTTAACGAGCAAGGATAACTTGAAAAGGAAATTCGCCCAATCATTTTTTCTTGCCCCTCAAGACAATGGGTTCTTTGTATTGAACGATGTCTTTAGGTTTGTAGAAGATGGAGAACTGTTTGAAAACCATTCAGTTAATGGAGTTAATGATGCCACAACAGTCCTTTCAAACCAAGATCCTG AGCCAAATCATGTTCCTGATCCTCCTGCACCCGATCTGGAAACTACTCAAGTTGAAGAGAATCAAATTGGTATTGAGAAAGCTTATGACACATCAGACCATGAGAGACAATCAGCTAACGAGAAGGAGTCTGATGCTGAACCCCCATCTTATTCAAATGGGAACGATGTCTCTGTGGCAGTCGAGCCAACGTCTACTACAGCCCAAGAGGATGCTCCAAAAAAGTCATATGCATCAATT GTAAAAGTTCCCAAAGGGAGTCCAGGACCAAATAAGGTTTATGTGCCTACTAATACTATAAGAGTGGCTCCTAAGAAAGTGGAGAATAATTTGCCTGCATCGGCTCCACCTGCTTCTGTGCCTGAAGCATCAGCGCCAACTAGCACTAGTACCCCAGAGAGTAATGATACTAATGAGGAAG TTGAGGGTTATTCTGTTTACATAAGGAATTTGCCCTTAAATGTGACGGCTGATCAGCTTGAGGAagaattcaagaaatttggacCAATAAAGCAAGGAGGTATCCAAGTTCGAAATAAGAAG CTGCAGGGATACTGTTTTGGATTTGTTGAATTTCTGTCAGCAAGTTCCATGAATAGTGCCATTCAG GCTTCACCCATCAGTTTTGGTGGCCGTCAAGCTGTCATCGAGATAAAGAGAACGACCACTCGAG TTGGTAGCAGTGGAAGAGGTAGGTTTCCTCCTCCTGGAAGGGGAGGGTTTCGGAGTGACAGCTTTAGAGGCCGTGGTAATTATGTTGGTGGCCGGAGCTTTGGAAGAAACGAATATGGGAACAGGGGTGAATTCTCAAGCCGAGGCAGGGGTCCAGCTGGGCGTGGTGGAGATGGTTATCAGcaagggagagggagaggcgGCCGTCCAAGTGGAGGACCAAAGCAGAATGCTGTTTCTGCGTAG